A genomic window from Candidatus Methylacidiphilum fumarolicum includes:
- a CDS encoding homocitrate synthase/isopropylmalate synthase family protein, with amino-acid sequence MGTSQKILLADTTLRDGEQTPGVAFSPNQKDLIAKRLAQCGLREIEAGTPSIGKVEMEAFDKILSLGLSARITAWGRMTEEDLKAVKQSGASTVNLSIPLSDIQISTKLKMTRSSVLEKIKKYVSKAKDMGLEVAMGGEDASRADEQFLMEAVEVSQQSGAFRFRYADTVGILDPIQTYKIISKLKKITPMLLEFHGHDDFGMATANSIAAWHAGVDSLSLTTCGLGERAGNGSLEEVAFFLSIREKVDCGIDLKALFSLCFLIARFSGRKIPRWKSILGKDIFLHESGIHVDGILKNPRNYEPFHPSIIGRKHRFILGKHSGRKSVLWTYEKLGIFLSEEQARRILDQIRDFAINNKRTPSKEELIGFVDTPRAFPSPSTIEKSS; translated from the coding sequence GTGGGGACAAGCCAAAAGATTTTGTTAGCTGACACAACCTTACGAGACGGAGAGCAAACTCCAGGAGTTGCATTCAGTCCCAATCAAAAGGATCTGATTGCTAAACGGTTAGCGCAATGTGGGCTCAGAGAAATTGAAGCAGGCACCCCATCAATCGGAAAAGTAGAAATGGAAGCCTTCGATAAAATTCTTTCCCTTGGACTTTCTGCCCGTATCACCGCCTGGGGAAGAATGACGGAGGAAGATTTAAAAGCAGTCAAGCAATCTGGGGCCTCTACTGTCAATCTCTCCATACCCCTTTCTGACATTCAGATTTCAACAAAACTCAAGATGACCCGGTCTTCTGTACTAGAAAAAATAAAAAAATATGTATCAAAAGCCAAGGACATGGGCCTTGAAGTTGCCATGGGAGGAGAAGACGCCTCCCGAGCAGATGAACAATTTTTAATGGAGGCCGTGGAAGTTTCTCAACAAAGCGGTGCCTTCCGATTTCGCTATGCTGATACTGTTGGTATTCTCGATCCTATTCAAACATACAAAATCATTTCCAAGTTAAAAAAAATCACGCCCATGCTTTTGGAATTCCATGGACATGATGATTTTGGCATGGCAACAGCCAATTCAATAGCTGCCTGGCATGCTGGTGTCGATTCCCTCAGTCTTACCACTTGTGGTCTTGGAGAAAGAGCAGGGAATGGATCGCTTGAAGAAGTTGCCTTTTTCCTTTCTATTCGTGAAAAGGTAGATTGCGGCATAGATCTGAAGGCACTTTTTTCCTTGTGTTTCTTAATTGCTCGGTTCAGTGGAAGGAAAATTCCTCGTTGGAAAAGTATCCTAGGGAAAGACATTTTTCTGCATGAATCAGGCATTCATGTCGATGGAATTCTCAAAAACCCAAGAAATTATGAACCTTTCCATCCGTCTATTATAGGCCGAAAGCATCGGTTTATTCTTGGGAAACATTCAGGAAGAAAATCCGTTCTTTGGACCTACGAAAAACTAGGAATCTTTTTATCAGAAGAACAGGCCCGGAGAATATTGGATCAGATTAGAGATTTTGCAATAAACAACAAAAGAACTCCTTCAAAAGAGGAATTAATAGGATTTGTCGATACTCCAAGGGCTTTTCCTTCCCCTAGCACAATCGAAAAAAGCAGTTAA